A stretch of Rhizobium glycinendophyticum DNA encodes these proteins:
- a CDS encoding KpsF/GutQ family sugar-phosphate isomerase, producing MIKRAVNLVEASATQSAIRVVATEREGLKVLEDVLAGPLAAPFGNAVKAIGDISGRVIVTGVGKSGHIGSKIAATFASTGTPAFFVHPSEANHGDLGMIAQDDAILAISWGGETTELQGILAFSRRFSIPLIAITSGENSTLARNADVVLLMPKVTEACPHGLAPTTSAVLQLAIGDAIAIALLEARGFSPSDFRTFHPGGKLGAALTHVRDIMHTGERLPLVPLGTSMPEAVKTLSHKRFGCVGVVDAGGKLCGIVTEGDMARNLARDLSVLNVEHVMTANPKVIQGDALATTAAAMINKLGIGALMVVDEHDHPIGLIHFHDLLRIGVA from the coding sequence ATGATCAAGCGCGCCGTCAATCTCGTCGAAGCCAGTGCCACACAGTCCGCGATCCGGGTCGTTGCGACCGAGCGGGAGGGGTTGAAGGTGCTGGAAGATGTCCTTGCAGGGCCGCTCGCTGCGCCCTTCGGCAATGCCGTCAAGGCCATCGGCGATATCAGCGGCCGGGTCATCGTTACCGGGGTCGGCAAGAGCGGCCATATCGGCTCGAAGATTGCCGCGACCTTCGCTTCGACCGGCACGCCGGCCTTTTTCGTGCATCCCTCGGAGGCCAATCACGGCGATCTGGGCATGATCGCACAGGACGATGCGATCCTCGCCATTTCCTGGGGCGGCGAAACGACCGAGCTACAGGGTATTCTCGCCTTCTCCCGCCGGTTCTCGATCCCACTCATTGCGATCACCTCGGGCGAGAATTCAACGCTGGCCCGCAATGCCGATGTCGTGCTCCTGATGCCGAAGGTGACGGAAGCCTGCCCGCACGGACTGGCGCCGACCACGTCTGCCGTGCTGCAACTGGCGATAGGCGATGCCATCGCGATTGCGCTGCTCGAGGCCCGCGGTTTCTCGCCCTCGGACTTCCGCACCTTCCATCCCGGCGGCAAGCTGGGTGCTGCTCTGACCCATGTGCGCGACATCATGCATACCGGCGAGCGGTTGCCGCTGGTGCCGCTCGGCACGTCGATGCCGGAGGCGGTCAAGACACTGTCGCACAAGCGCTTCGGCTGCGTTGGCGTGGTGGATGCCGGCGGCAAGCTTTGCGGTATCGTGACAGAGGGCGACATGGCCCGCAATCTGGCGCGCGATCTCTCCGTCCTCAATGTCGAGCATGTGATGACGGCCAATCCCAAGGTGATCCAAGGCGATGCCCTTGCGACCACGGCGGCGGCAATGATCAACAAGCTCGGGATCGGCGCGCTGATGGTGGTCGACGAGCACGATCATCCGATCGGCCTCATCCACTTCCACGACCTGCTGCGCATTGGTGTCGCCTGA
- a CDS encoding SPFH domain-containing protein has product MLAGPDIVVIALVALVVLVLFAGIKTVPQGYRYTIERFGRYTRTLEPGLNLIVPFIERIGAKMNVMEQVLDVPTQEVITKDNASVSADAVAFYQVLNAAEAAYQVANLENAILNLTMTNIRSVMGSMDLDELLSNREVINDRLLKVVDEAVRPWGIKVTRVEIKDIQPPVDLVDAMGRQMKAEREKRAQVLEAEGFRNAQILRAEGAKQSAILEAEGQREAAYREAEARERLAEAEAKATRLVSEAIAAGDLNAINYFVAQKYTEAMTSIGTASNSKIVLMPMEASALVGSLGGIGAIAREVFGDQGTRPVRPATPAAPAAATRVTPPARTTPTVNPFGPSSET; this is encoded by the coding sequence ATGCTCGCAGGTCCGGATATCGTCGTCATTGCGCTTGTAGCGCTGGTCGTTCTCGTTCTTTTCGCCGGGATCAAGACGGTGCCGCAGGGCTATCGCTACACAATCGAGCGGTTTGGCCGCTATACCCGTACACTGGAGCCCGGCCTCAACCTGATCGTGCCCTTTATCGAGCGCATTGGCGCCAAGATGAATGTCATGGAACAGGTGCTCGACGTCCCGACCCAGGAGGTGATCACCAAGGACAACGCCTCGGTCTCGGCCGACGCCGTCGCCTTCTACCAGGTGCTGAACGCAGCCGAAGCCGCCTATCAGGTGGCCAATCTCGAAAACGCCATCCTCAACCTGACCATGACCAATATCCGCTCGGTCATGGGTTCCATGGACCTCGACGAACTTCTGTCGAACCGGGAGGTGATCAACGACCGCCTGCTCAAGGTCGTCGACGAAGCCGTCCGCCCCTGGGGCATCAAGGTCACCCGCGTCGAGATCAAGGATATCCAGCCGCCGGTCGACCTGGTCGACGCCATGGGCCGCCAGATGAAGGCCGAGCGCGAAAAGCGCGCCCAGGTGCTCGAAGCGGAAGGTTTCCGCAATGCGCAGATCCTGCGCGCCGAGGGGGCCAAGCAGTCGGCGATCCTCGAAGCCGAAGGCCAGCGCGAGGCAGCCTATCGCGAAGCCGAAGCCCGCGAGCGTCTGGCGGAAGCCGAAGCGAAGGCGACGCGCCTGGTCTCCGAAGCCATCGCCGCCGGGGACCTCAACGCCATCAACTATTTCGTTGCGCAAAAATACACCGAAGCCATGACCTCGATCGGCACCGCCAGCAATTCCAAGATCGTGTTGATGCCGATGGAAGCCTCGGCTCTTGTCGGCTCGCTTGGGGGCATTGGCGCCATTGCCCGCGAAGTCTTCGGTGACCAAGGCACACGACCCGTACGGCCGGCCACGCCGGCGGCCCCGGCCGCAGCAACACGCGTCACGCCCCCCGCGCGCACCACACCCACCGTCAATCCCTTCGGCCCCAGCAGCGAGACGTGA
- a CDS encoding NfeD family protein, giving the protein MTARIVTELGPWSWWVLGMLLLAAELLMPGVFLVWIGLAALATGALSLLLWDLAVWSWQVQALAFAFASVAFTLAGRRYYGRADIGSDEPLLNQRGASLVGRTATLAEPIREGRGRIRLDDTFWIVSGPDLAAGTRVRVVSSNGRDLTVEET; this is encoded by the coding sequence ATGACTGCCCGCATCGTCACCGAACTCGGTCCCTGGAGCTGGTGGGTGCTCGGCATGCTGCTGCTCGCTGCCGAACTGTTGATGCCCGGTGTTTTCCTGGTCTGGATCGGGCTTGCAGCGCTCGCAACCGGCGCTCTGTCCCTGCTGTTGTGGGACCTCGCCGTCTGGAGCTGGCAGGTACAGGCACTGGCCTTCGCCTTCGCCTCCGTCGCCTTTACCCTCGCCGGCCGCCGCTATTACGGTCGCGCGGATATCGGCAGCGACGAACCGCTCCTCAACCAGCGCGGCGCGAGCCTCGTCGGTCGCACGGCGACACTTGCTGAGCCGATCCGCGAGGGCCGCGGCCGCATTCGTCTGGATGACACCTTCTGGATCGTCTCCGGCCCCGATCTTGCTGCCGGCACTCGTGTGCGCGTCGTCTCCAGCAACGGCCGTGACTTGACGGTGGAAGAAACCTGA